GATCCTATTCAAAAGGAAAAGCTTAGTGGAAAACTCCCGCTTCAGCAGTTCCGTTCTCGGGGTCGTAAAGCACATAAAGAGAACTTTGTGCGGCACTGGAAGGCAAACACGAGCCTCACGATTGTGAATCAGAAGCTCCAGTTCACGACACTCAGTGTATAGGCATAGACAACCGCGATGACGGCGAGATTGATAACATCCAAATCTAGGGCAAGTGGTTTGCTCCGGTTCCAAAGATAACGAGACAAGAGAAAGGTTGTCGTTTCTGCGACGCCCAAGGCGGCAATCATTCCGATCGGGCCGCCGAGGTAGAACCCGACGAATGTCGCCGAGATCTTCAAAGCACTCGATACTGCCATAACATAGGCATGCACGCGACTATTGCCGGTCGAAAGCATGGCATTCTGATAAAGCATCGGGAGCACGCCAATCGCGCCATTCAGCGCCATGAGCGAGAGAAAGGCTCCCGCGGGGTAATACCTCGCGTCATAAAGAAGGTTGATGAGCGGCTGGGCCGCGAGAGACATAAGGATGAAGGCAGGCGTCGTCACGGAAGTCTGGATCAGCCGGAGTTTCGAAAGGACCTCTCTCAGCCGGTCGGGAGACTCCCGATACGTACGGGAGAGAACCGGGTAGCCGACGCTGCCGAGGATCTTGTTTGTAAGGTCGCCCAGCATCCACCCGAAAAGACTAGCAATGTGCAAGAAGGAAAGAACATCAAGATCAACGAGATAGCCGTTGATCGCCTTGAGACCCTTCCCGCTCATGTAAGTGAAAAAGGTACCCAACAGGATCCACCTGCCGAAGACGAGAATCTCCGAGATCGTGCTGCGATCCCACCGGAAACGGTTGTTGGGTGATGGCAGGAGAACATGGCTAAGCAGGGTATTCGCAAGTGCGCCACAGACGGTGCCGATCGCAAGGCCCCAGACGGATTGTATCCACCATGCCAGAAGGACGGTGCATGCGATCGAAATAGCCTGCGACAAAAGATCGAGCGTCACGACCCGTCCAAGGGCAATGTTACGCGACCGTACCATGATCTCGACCGACTTGAATCCGGAAACGAAAGAAGAAAGCGATGCGACGCAGATCAGCGGGAAGAGCAGAGGCTGGTCGTAAAGAAGCGCATAGGGCCAAGCGAGACACCACGCGAGACCCGTGATCCAGGCCCCCCTGAAGACCATGAGAGTCCAGGCCGTCGCCAGGAAATCCGGATCCTCCCCGCGATGCGACCGGACGACCGAGGGCTGGACACCCACGTCGCTGATAAGTTGCAGCGCACCGATGAAGACGGTGACGAGCACCATAAGGCCGAACGCCTCGGGGAAAAGGATACGCGTAAGGATCAGGTTCGATCCGAGCTGCAGGATCTTCGCCACCCCGAAAGCCCCCGTCAGGATGACCGTTCCCCGCATGGAGCGTGAGCGGAGCCGATCGCCTCGGAACTGATCGGTAAAGCTAGTGGCCAGGGTTCTGATGGATGTCATCGGGTCCTGCGTTCCTGAAGGATGGGAAACATGTCGGCTTTCACTTTCTGCGCGCGAGCAGCATTTTCATCAGACCCTGCCATCTGGGCACAGAGAGCGGATCGATCCGGACGGAGCGGAGCATGTACCGCAGCGCCAGGTCCTTACGGCCCTCCCTCAGCGATCGCCAGGCCCGCCCGCCCAGAAGGCTTGCCACATGACCGGTCGCGGACATCGCCCCCTCCGCCTTCGCAAGCCGGGGATCGAATGCCGGAGGGTGGCCTGCCTCGAGATCGTCCGTCTCGCCCATTCTGCGCTGGGATGCCAGACGTCTTGCCGTCGTCTCGTAAAACGCGCGTTCGGGCGTCGCTTGCGTATGGGTGATCGATCCTCCGTGCAAGCGATAGAAATAGGTCACGCGCGGATCGTGCCAGACCCGCCCCTGCCCCGCCAATCGAAGCTGCAGGTCGATATCTTCGGCCGTAACGAACCAGGATCGCGCGCCTCCGACCGCAACGAGAGTCTCTCGGCGCGTCAGCCATGTTCCGAAATGGGTAAGCGTATGGCCCTCGCGAAGTGCGTCCGTCGCCTCCCGGGGTTCCCCTTCGTCGGCTAGGTCCACGAGGTGCCGCCCCCGCGCCGTCATCGCTGCGAAGCCCCCCGAGACCGCGACGTAGTCGCGATGCGTGTCGAGCCAGTCGCATCTGTCGGAAAGGCCTTCGGAGGCGATCCGGTCATCGGCATCGCATCTGACGATATAGGGCGCATGCGCTGCATCGAGACCGGCATTGAAGGCATCGGATATTCCACTGCACGGCCCCGGAACGATCCTGATACGGTCGTCTCCCATCCTGCGCGCGATCTCGTCCGAACCGTCTGTCGAACCGTCGTCCACGACAATGACCTCCGCGACACTGTCATGTGCCAACGCGGATGCGAGCGCTTCCGAAAGGGTTCCGGCCCCGTTGCGAACCGGGACGATGACGCCGACCCGCGACATCAGAGGACCAGCGCGATCGTGCGGAATCCGGCCGGAACGGAACGATACGCGCACTCAGGCATCACGCCACCCGGCTTCGCGTTCCGCCTCGATGCGGGCGATCGTGCGGGACTTGCCCCGAAGGAGCGCATTGCGCTGGTAGCTGCGGATGAAACGTCGCAATTCGGCATCTTCATGGCGTGGCGCGCCGCGCATCCAGGCTCCGAAATAGCCCTGCAAAGTCGCGAGACCGCCCATGACATAGGGCTTCCGGGCCATCTTCCGGATTGCCGTCGCCGTGAAGTAGAGGGGGTCGGATCCCATGTAGTACTGCCCCGCCCCGTGGCGGCGACGTCCCGTATAGATGCCCTTCTGGCTCGACCCCATGGGGCGCAGATGTTCGAATTTCAGATCGTCGTAGCTGCGCACGATCCATCCCATCCTGCGCGCGGTGTGGCAGTCGATCCCGTCCCACATAACCTCTCGCACGAAGCCGCCGATCTGACGGAAGCATTCACGTCGGTAGAACTTGGTCATACCCTCGGACATCTCGGTACCGTGGCCTTCGGAGACGAGCTCGCCAGCCGCGGTGCGATAGCACGACCGCCCCGAGGCACTGCCGAGCCGCGGGGTTTGCTCCATCCGCGCGATCAGCGTCTCGAAGTAATCGGACGGCAGATCAAGATCGAGATCGAGCTTGCAGAGATAGGGAAAGTCCGCGAGGTCGACAGTGTCGAGCCCGTGATAGAAGGCCTCGATCACGCCGGGGCCTACGGCACGCCCGCCGCGATCGGGCTTCTGGACCACGCGGATCCAGTCATGTCTGGCGGCATATTCTGCGAGGATCTCCGGCGTGGCGTCGGTCGATCCGTCATCGACCACGATCCAGAGGGCAGGCGTCACGGTCTGAGCCACCACGCTGTCGAGCGTGCGGCGCATGTATTCCGCCTCGTCGCGGCAGGGCGAGATCAGAAGATAATCCCGATTTTGCATCTCGGTCATGCTGGCATCCATGGAATGGGAATTTAAGGGCGTCTCGTATCACGAGACCGATCGTCACGGCGTTCAGGCATTCGCACGGCCCCTTCCGCGAACCTGATTGACGAGCTCGTGCAACATCTCCGCCGCGGCCGCGTCGGAAAACCGACGGTCCGCCGTCTCGCGCGCCTGCTTCGACAGGCCGTCGCGCCGATCGCGATCGTTCCAGAGAGCCGCGATCGCGTCCGCCATTGCGTCGGAATCGAAAGGAGGCACCAGCAAGCCCGTCTCGCCATCCTCTACGTAACCTTCGGTTCCGGGGCAGCGCGTGGCGACAACCGGCACGCCGAGGCGCATGGCGTTGACGAAGGTGATCTGTCCCGAAGCGGTCTCGAGATTGCCGACCGGCGTGACCGAAATCCGTGCGCGCGCCAGAAGCGCAAGGCATTCTTCCTGGCTCAGATCCGATTTCAGCGTGACGTGCGGGCTTCGAGGCAGCGCCGCGGCCGCATCTGCACGGGTCACGATGATCGTGGGAATCCCCAGCCGGTCTACTGCAGCGATCAGCGTCTCGTAATCGCGATGGGCCGAACCCATCGCCAAGATGAAGGGTGCGTCCGCCTCTTCCTCGCGCACGATGCCCGGCGCGCCGCGCTGAAGCGGCACAAAGCGGAACCGGCTTTCGGGCAAGCCAAAATAAGCGGCGTATGGAGCGACCTCGGTGGGCGAATGCACGACGAAGAGATCGATGGCCGGGGCGATGAAGCGCGCGACCTGCTGGCGGCGTCCTGAAGAAAGGGAACCGAGATTGAAAGTGTAGGCGACGATGTACGGCCTGACGGGCCCAAGCCGCTT
This is a stretch of genomic DNA from Palleronia sp. LCG004. It encodes these proteins:
- a CDS encoding oligosaccharide flippase family protein, with protein sequence MTSIRTLATSFTDQFRGDRLRSRSMRGTVILTGAFGVAKILQLGSNLILTRILFPEAFGLMVLVTVFIGALQLISDVGVQPSVVRSHRGEDPDFLATAWTLMVFRGAWITGLAWCLAWPYALLYDQPLLFPLICVASLSSFVSGFKSVEIMVRSRNIALGRVVTLDLLSQAISIACTVLLAWWIQSVWGLAIGTVCGALANTLLSHVLLPSPNNRFRWDRSTISEILVFGRWILLGTFFTYMSGKGLKAINGYLVDLDVLSFLHIASLFGWMLGDLTNKILGSVGYPVLSRTYRESPDRLREVLSKLRLIQTSVTTPAFILMSLAAQPLINLLYDARYYPAGAFLSLMALNGAIGVLPMLYQNAMLSTGNSRVHAYVMAVSSALKISATFVGFYLGGPIGMIAALGVAETTTFLLSRYLWNRSKPLALDLDVINLAVIAVVYAYTLSVVNWSF
- a CDS encoding glycosyltransferase family A protein, which produces MSRVGVIVPVRNGAGTLSEALASALAHDSVAEVIVVDDGSTDGSDEIARRMGDDRIRIVPGPCSGISDAFNAGLDAAHAPYIVRCDADDRIASEGLSDRCDWLDTHRDYVAVSGGFAAMTARGRHLVDLADEGEPREATDALREGHTLTHFGTWLTRRETLVAVGGARSWFVTAEDIDLQLRLAGQGRVWHDPRVTYFYRLHGGSITHTQATPERAFYETTARRLASQRRMGETDDLEAGHPPAFDPRLAKAEGAMSATGHVASLLGGRAWRSLREGRKDLALRYMLRSVRIDPLSVPRWQGLMKMLLARRK
- a CDS encoding glycosyltransferase family A protein, which translates into the protein MTEMQNRDYLLISPCRDEAEYMRRTLDSVVAQTVTPALWIVVDDGSTDATPEILAEYAARHDWIRVVQKPDRGGRAVGPGVIEAFYHGLDTVDLADFPYLCKLDLDLDLPSDYFETLIARMEQTPRLGSASGRSCYRTAAGELVSEGHGTEMSEGMTKFYRRECFRQIGGFVREVMWDGIDCHTARRMGWIVRSYDDLKFEHLRPMGSSQKGIYTGRRRHGAGQYYMGSDPLYFTATAIRKMARKPYVMGGLATLQGYFGAWMRGAPRHEDAELRRFIRSYQRNALLRGKSRTIARIEAEREAGWRDA
- a CDS encoding glycosyltransferase family 4 protein produces the protein MHLRIEPGNPFDRKPCHNLARSIELFAIYVFFAKFRWNCCQYAWPAVAHGTNPAGLGRIHDPPDTFASGRLAALRMEGDLSMFSRSRTVAPAQEAVPSVRRPERKLWTVAAFFFDSTGSSWLDDLIEDNEIVFRKVMPLRKSRSWHRKRSRLDSLKVWAGHLGQAARALSYRPEGVVTVFPQIAMCAGLLKRLGPVRPYIVAYTFNLGSLSSGRRQQVARFIAPAIDLFVVHSPTEVAPYAAYFGLPESRFRFVPLQRGAPGIVREEEADAPFILAMGSAHRDYETLIAAVDRLGIPTIIVTRADAAAALPRSPHVTLKSDLSQEECLALLARARISVTPVGNLETASGQITFVNAMRLGVPVVATRCPGTEGYVEDGETGLLVPPFDSDAMADAIAALWNDRDRRDGLSKQARETADRRFSDAAAAEMLHELVNQVRGRGRANA